A genomic segment from Glycine soja cultivar W05 chromosome 20, ASM419377v2, whole genome shotgun sequence encodes:
- the LOC114402515 gene encoding protein SMAX1-LIKE 3-like, which translates to MRAGVCSIQLQALTPEAATLVKQAVTLATRRGHAQVTPLHIATVMLATSTGLLRKVFLQCHSHPLQYKALELCFNVSLNRLPAPTPSPLLSPPYSTTPSLSNALVAAFKRAQAHQRRGSIENQQQPILALKIEMEQLIVSILDDPSISRVMREAGFSSALVKTRVEQAVSMEVCSQHQASKENTTTKLQVLGGSSSMSPSRSFGQFGASFKSIDHVGDHVDDVTSVLSELVSKRRNTVIVGESLASAEGVARGVMERLETGSVQGELRFVQFVSLPLVSFRNISKEEVERKLVELRNLVKSHVGRGLILYLGDLKWLFEFWSSYCEQRTNYYCSVEHMVMELKKLISGNRENSRLWLMGIATFRTYIKGKACHPSLETIWDLHPFTVPVGSLSLALNFDSDFHVQERSKVTFKDESFEERAKVRKYLTCCRDCSLNFEKEAKSIASSFTISKRDCTTSLPTWLKNCKAERSRMMEDQENAKLWDICKKWNSFCSSAHGFPSNLEKPFLFISSSPSSPTSVSSHERKPSLNLSHLNWPVISERKEVPKECELYTETTVRNDSYEGNLIMFMPERNHPKPDLLSNPNSSPNSASSSEAVEGLDSTQMFKDHNDENLKILCDALEKKAPQQKKTVKEIASTVLLCRSGMRKVGNHLVKRDDRQETWFFFLGVDSQAKEMVSKELAKVIFGSYSNFVSIGLSCFSLTHEESKNKRARDEFGGSYLQRFGEALNENPHRVFFMEDFEQVDHFSKKGVKQGIESGAITLPGGESVPLKDAIVIFSSECFSSVLSRACSPARTTSPFSDEDMKENINNSEEKISCLSLDLNMAIEVDLQKNVHLDGETDEILELVDKKINFKI; encoded by the exons ATGAGAGCAGGAGTTTGCAGCATACAGCTACAGGCTCTGACACCAGAGGCTGCAACCCTAGTTAAACAAGCTGTTACTCTTGCCACAAGAAGAGGTCATGCTCAAGTGACCCCTCTTCACATTGCCACTGTCATGCTTGCTACTTCCACAGGCCTTCTCCGCAaagttttccttcaatgccacTCTCACCCTCTCCAATACAAGGCACTAGAACTTTGCTTCAATGTTTCCCTCAACCGTTTGCCAGCACCCACACCAAGCCCTCTTCTGAGTCCTCCATATTCCACCACTCCCTCACTTTCCAATGCCTTGGTTGCAGCCTTCAAGCGTGCTCAGGCTCACCAACGCCGCGGTTCGATTGAGAACCAGCAGCAACCCATTCTGGCCTTGAAGATTGAGATGGAGCAGCTCATAGTCTCTATCCTTGATGACCCTAGCATTAGTAGGGTCATGAGAGAAGCTGGTTTCTCTAGTGCCCTTGTTAAAACAAGGGTTGAACAAGCTGTTTCAATGGAAGTTTGTTCACAGCACCAAGCTTCCAAggaaaacaccaccaccaagcTTCAAGTTCTTGGTGGTAGCAGCAGCATGTCCCCATCTAGATCTTTTGGTCAATTTGGGGCATCATTCAAGTCTATAGACCATGTTGGTGATCATGTAGATGATGTAACTAGTGTTTTGAGTGAACTTGTGAGCAAGAGGAGAAACACAGTCATTGTTGGGGAGAGTCTTGCTAGTGCTGAGGGAGTAGCTAGGGGAGTGATGGAAAGGTTAGAGACAGGGAGTGTTCAAGGAGAGTTGAGGTTTGTGCAATTTGTGAGTCTTCCTCTTGTCTCCTTTAGGAACATTAGCAAGGAGGAGGTTGAAAGGAAGCTTGTGGAGCTTAGAAACCTAGTAAAAAGTCATGTGGGGAGAGGGTTAATTCTATACTTGGGTGATCTGAAATGGTTGTTTGAGTTCTGGTCTAGTTATTGTGAGCAAAGAACAAACTATTACTGTTCTGTGGAGCATATGGTGATGGAgcttaaaaaattgattagtGGAAATAGGGAGAATAGTAGGTTGTGGCTTATGGGGATAGCAACTTTTAGAACATACATTAAGGGCAAAGCATGTCACCCCTCCCTTGAAACTATTTGGGATCTTCACCCCTTTACAGTTCCAGTTGGTAGCTTGAGCCTTGCTTTAAATTTTGATAG TGATTTTCATGTTCAGGAGAGAAGCAAGGTAACATTCAAGGACGAATCTTTTGAAGAACGAGCCAAAGTGCGCAAGTATCTAACTTGCTGCAGAGATTGCtcattgaattttgaaaaagaagCTAAAAGCATTGCTAGTAGTTTTACTATAAGCAAGAGAGATTGCACCACTAGCTTGCCAACATGGCTCAAAAATTGCAAGGCAGAGAGAAGTCGCATGATGGAGGATCag GAAAATGCTAAGCTTTGGGATATTTGCAAGAAATGGAACTCATTTTGCAGTTCAGCACATGGATTTCCGTCCAATCTTGAGAAACCATTTTTGTTCATTTCATCCTCTCCTTCATCCCCTACTTCAGTCTCTTCACATGAAAGAAAGCCTAGTTTAAATCTGAGCCACCTAAACTGGCCAGTCATTTCTGAACGAAAAGAAGTACCTAAAGAATGTGAGTTATACACTGAGACTACTGTTAGAAATGATTCCTATGAAGGAAACTTGATAATGTTCATGCCAGAGAGGAACCATCCTAAGCCAGACCTTTTATCAAATCCAAATTCTAGCCCCAATTCCGCTTCTTCAAGTGAGGCAGTGGAAGGTTTGGACAGCACTCAAATGTTCAAGGACCATAATGATGAAAATCTGAAGATTCTATGTGATGCATTGGAGAAAAAGGCTCCACAACAGAAAAAAACAGTGAAGGAGATTGCAAGCACTGTGCTTCTTTGCAGGTCAGGAATGAGAAAAGTAGGGAATCACTTAGTGAAGAGAGATGATAGGCAAGAAACTTGGTTTTTCTTTCTAGGTGTGGATTCTCAAGCAAAAGAAATGGTCTCAAAAGAGCTAGCTAAAGTAATTTTTGGCTCTTATAGTAACTTTGTCTCCATTGGTTTAAGCTGTTTCTCTTTAACTCATGAGGAGTCCAAAAATAAAAGGGCAAGAGATGAGTTTGGTGGCAGTTATCTTCAGAGATTTGGGGAAGCACTGAATGAGAATCCTCATAGGGTGTTCTTTATGGAAGATTTTGAGCAAGTTGATCACTTTTCTAAAAAGGGTGTTAAGCAAGGAATTGAAAGTGGAGCTATAACCCTTCCTGGTGGTGAATCTGTGCCTCTCAAGGATGCAATTGTCATTTTCAGTAGTGAATGCTTCAGTTCAGTACTGTCAAGAGCTTGTTCTCCTGCAAGAACTACTTCTCCATTTTCAGATGAAGACATGAAAGAGAATATTAACAACTCAGAGGAGAAAATTTCATGCCTCTCTTTGGATCTGAACATGGCCATTGAAGTTGATTTGCAAAAAAATGTGCATTTAGATGGAGAAACTGATGAGATCCTAGAGTTAGttgataagaaaattaattttaaaatatga